A window of the Deinococcus gobiensis I-0 genome harbors these coding sequences:
- a CDS encoding urease accessory protein UreD, whose translation MTLTRRTRTGELHLHFARRGGRTALLRDRQKAPLMVVRPFELPCGTLMVFIVNPTGGVLGGDHSEIRVEVEPGARALVLTQSAARVQPSPDGAAATQDLRFRVAAGARLEYYPERTLPFAGSRLRQTLRAELEPGAELGLSETLASGRVHSGERLRFAEYDSRTEVWQGGRRVYLDRQRLVPGDETRAPGIWAARDYAASGVWVGAGEVTDWPATAGILATGRTAGGAVWLRGAAARGPVLDTALGVAREALRAQLFGAPPLRVRR comes from the coding sequence GTGACCCTGACCCGCCGGACGCGCACCGGGGAGCTGCACCTGCACTTCGCCCGGCGCGGCGGCCGGACGGCGCTGCTGCGCGACCGCCAGAAAGCGCCTCTGATGGTCGTGCGGCCCTTCGAACTGCCCTGCGGCACTCTGATGGTGTTCATCGTGAACCCGACCGGCGGCGTGCTGGGCGGGGACCACAGCGAGATCCGGGTGGAGGTCGAGCCGGGCGCGCGGGCGCTGGTCCTCACGCAGTCGGCGGCGCGCGTGCAGCCCTCGCCGGACGGGGCCGCCGCCACGCAGGACCTCCGGTTCAGGGTGGCGGCGGGCGCGCGGCTGGAATACTACCCCGAACGCACCCTGCCCTTCGCGGGCAGCCGCCTGCGCCAGACCCTGCGCGCCGAGCTGGAACCGGGCGCCGAACTGGGTCTGAGCGAGACCCTGGCCTCGGGCCGGGTCCACAGCGGCGAGCGCCTGCGTTTCGCCGAGTACGACAGCCGCACCGAGGTCTGGCAGGGGGGGCGGCGGGTCTACCTCGACCGCCAGCGCCTCGTGCCGGGAGACGAGACCCGCGCGCCGGGCATCTGGGCGGCGCGCGACTACGCGGCGAGCGGCGTATGGGTCGGTGCGGGCGAGGTCACCGACTGGCCCGCCACAGCGGGGATCCTGGCGACCGGGCGCACGGCGGGCGGGGCCGTGTGGCTGCGCGGGGCCGCCGCGCGCGGGCCGGTGCTGGATACGGCGCTGGGCGTGGCCCGCGAGGCGCTGCGCGCCCAGCTGTTCGGCGCGCCGCCCCTGCGCGTGCGCCGCTGA
- the ureG gene encoding urease accessory protein UreG produces MTLPLKIGVGGPVGSGKTALLERLCRELRGRYELGVITNDIYTFEDQRILTQAAALPPERIRGVQTGGCPHTAIREDSSLNQEAVEALQADFPALELLLIESGGDNLASSFSPELVDAWIFVLDVSGGEKVPRKGGPGIRASDLLVINKTDLAPLVGADLGVMDRDARAQRTVGGEVRPYVFSDLKRGQGVADVIAWIERDLLFLDVPGPQVGLRP; encoded by the coding sequence ATGACTCTTCCCCTGAAAATCGGCGTCGGCGGTCCGGTCGGCAGCGGCAAGACGGCGCTGCTCGAACGCCTGTGCCGCGAGCTGCGCGGACGCTACGAACTCGGCGTCATCACCAACGACATCTACACCTTCGAGGACCAGCGGATTCTGACGCAGGCGGCGGCGCTGCCCCCCGAGCGCATCCGGGGCGTGCAGACCGGCGGGTGTCCCCACACCGCCATCCGCGAGGACTCCTCGCTGAATCAGGAAGCCGTCGAGGCCCTCCAGGCCGATTTTCCGGCACTCGAACTGCTGCTCATCGAGTCGGGGGGCGACAACCTCGCGAGCAGCTTCTCGCCGGAACTCGTGGACGCCTGGATTTTCGTCCTCGACGTGTCGGGCGGGGAAAAGGTGCCGCGCAAGGGGGGGCCGGGCATCCGGGCCTCCGACCTGCTCGTCATCAACAAGACCGACCTCGCGCCGCTGGTGGGGGCCGACCTGGGGGTCATGGACCGCGACGCCCGCGCGCAGCGCACCGTGGGGGGCGAGGTGCGGCCCTACGTCTTTTCCGACCTGAAACGGGGCCAGGGGGTCGCCGACGTGATCGCCTGGATCGAGCGTGACCTGCTGTTTCTGGACGTGCCGGGGCCACAGGTCGGGTTGCGGCCGTGA
- a CDS encoding urease subunit gamma, translating to MQLTERERDKLLIFTAAELARQRRARGLKLNHPEAVALITAEVLEGIREGRSVEDLMGWGTTILTPDDVMDGVPAMIYDIQVEGTFPDGTKLVTIHDPIRGAGGGVPGEYLLGDGEIELNAGLPVTTLTVANRADRPIQVGSHFHFFEVNAALHFARADAYGQRLNIAAGTAVRFEPGEEREVELVPLGGERTVYGMNALVGGDLDAPGAREAALERARAAGFGGAE from the coding sequence ATGCAACTGACCGAGCGGGAGCGCGACAAACTGCTGATCTTCACGGCGGCCGAGCTGGCGCGGCAAAGGCGCGCGCGCGGCCTGAAGCTCAATCACCCCGAGGCGGTCGCCCTGATCACCGCCGAGGTGCTGGAGGGCATCCGCGAGGGCCGCAGCGTCGAGGACCTGATGGGCTGGGGGACGACCATCCTCACGCCCGACGACGTGATGGACGGCGTCCCGGCGATGATCTACGACATCCAGGTGGAGGGCACCTTTCCCGACGGCACCAAGCTGGTCACCATCCACGACCCCATCCGGGGCGCGGGCGGCGGCGTGCCGGGCGAGTACCTGCTCGGAGACGGCGAGATCGAACTGAACGCCGGCCTGCCCGTGACCACGCTGACGGTCGCCAACCGCGCCGACCGGCCCATTCAGGTCGGGAGCCACTTCCACTTCTTCGAGGTGAACGCGGCCCTGCACTTCGCGCGCGCCGACGCCTACGGCCAGCGCCTGAACATCGCCGCCGGGACCGCCGTGCGTTTCGAGCCGGGCGAGGAGCGCGAGGTGGAACTCGTGCCACTGGGCGGCGAGCGTACGGTCTACGGCATGAACGCCCTGGTGGGCGGCGACCTCGACGCCCCCGGCGCGCGCGAGGCGGCGCTGGAACGGGCGCGGGCGGCCGGCTTCGGGGGCGCGGAATGA
- a CDS encoding ABC transporter permease, protein MPYLLRKFLFLLLTLWAAVTLNFVLPRLVPGDPIGAMLAKYQGKLDPSAVDALTVAYGLNDQGSLLTQYVTYLGHMLRGDFGRSIGQFPTPVVDIVAQAAPWTIGLVGICTVLAFLLGSALGLYSAWRRGGRVADALPPIALFLNSMPYFWFALLLLYLLAFRTGTFPLSGSLDPFLTQFSADWWKSLLRHAALPALTIVVTAAGGWLITMRNNVMGVMGEDYVAFARAKGLSEGRLLNRYVLRNALLPSFTAFGMALGFVVGGSILTETVFSYPGLGLQLYNAVTTLDYPLMQAIFLFIALAVLIANFIVDALYAVLDPRVRDGKAG, encoded by the coding sequence ATGCCCTACCTGCTGCGCAAATTCCTGTTCCTGCTGCTGACCCTCTGGGCGGCGGTCACGCTCAACTTCGTCCTGCCGCGCCTCGTGCCCGGCGATCCCATCGGCGCGATGCTCGCCAAGTACCAGGGCAAGCTCGACCCCTCGGCGGTGGACGCCCTGACGGTCGCCTACGGCCTGAACGACCAGGGCAGCCTCCTGACGCAGTACGTGACCTACCTGGGCCACATGCTGCGCGGCGACTTCGGGCGCTCCATCGGGCAGTTTCCGACGCCGGTCGTGGACATCGTCGCCCAGGCCGCGCCCTGGACCATCGGGCTGGTGGGCATCTGCACCGTTCTGGCCTTTCTGCTGGGCAGCGCCCTGGGTCTGTACAGCGCGTGGCGCCGGGGGGGGCGGGTGGCAGACGCCCTGCCGCCCATCGCCCTGTTCCTGAACTCCATGCCGTACTTCTGGTTCGCGCTGCTGCTGCTGTACCTGCTGGCCTTCCGCACCGGCACCTTTCCGCTGAGTGGCAGCCTCGACCCCTTCCTGACGCAGTTCAGCGCCGACTGGTGGAAGAGCCTGCTGCGCCACGCCGCGCTGCCGGCCCTGACCATCGTGGTGACGGCGGCGGGCGGCTGGCTGATCACCATGCGCAACAACGTGATGGGCGTGATGGGCGAGGACTACGTCGCCTTCGCCCGCGCCAAGGGCCTGAGCGAGGGGCGGCTGCTCAACCGCTATGTGCTGCGCAACGCCCTGCTGCCGAGCTTCACGGCTTTCGGCATGGCGCTGGGCTTCGTGGTGGGCGGCAGCATCCTGACCGAGACGGTGTTCTCGTACCCGGGGCTGGGCCTCCAGCTCTACAACGCCGTGACCACGCTGGACTACCCGCTCATGCAGGCCATCTTCCTGTTCATCGCCCTGGCGGTGCTCATCGCCAACTTCATCGTGGACGCGCTGTACGCCGTCCTCGACCCGCGCGTGCGCGACGGGAAGGCCGGATGA
- the ureC gene encoding urease subunit alpha yields MKLTRRQYADLYGPTTGDRVRLGDTALLVEIERDLTTYGEEVKFGGGKVIRDGLGQSSTATRADPNVPDLVITNAVILDHWGVVKADVGVRDGRICAIGKAGNPGIQTGVMPGLTIGASTEIVAGEGHILTAGGVDTHIHFIAPQQAWTALESGVTTMIGGGTGPTAGTSATTCTPGEWHIRRMLESLAGLPLNFGLLGKGNASTKAPLAEQIRAGALGLKLHEDWGTTPAAIDAALSVADEFDIQVAIHTDTLNESGFVEDSIRAFAGRTIHTFHTEGAGGGHAPDIIRVAGLPNVLPSSTNPTMPFTVNTIHEHLDMLMVCHHLSPRIPEDVSFAESRIRPETIAAEDVLHDLGVFSMMSSDSQAMGRVGEVISRTWQAAHKMKVQRGPLGIPGLGGDGRADNLRARRYVAKYTINPAVAHGIAHEVGSVEVGKLADLVLWKPAFFGVKTAMVIKGGFVVAAQMGDPGASIPTPQPVYPRPMFAAHGGGLDATCLHFVSGASLESGTLPEVGRRYAAVSHTRDIGKRDMVLNAETPDIEVNPETYEVRVNGEVVTCEPAETLPLTQKYFLF; encoded by the coding sequence ATGAAACTCACCCGCCGCCAGTACGCCGACCTCTACGGCCCCACGACCGGCGACCGGGTGCGGCTGGGCGACACCGCGCTGCTCGTCGAGATCGAGCGCGACCTCACCACCTACGGCGAGGAGGTGAAGTTCGGCGGCGGCAAGGTGATCCGCGACGGCCTGGGCCAGAGCAGCACCGCCACGCGCGCCGACCCGAATGTGCCCGACCTGGTCATCACGAACGCGGTCATCCTCGACCACTGGGGCGTCGTCAAGGCCGACGTGGGCGTCCGGGACGGGCGCATCTGCGCCATCGGGAAGGCAGGTAACCCCGGCATCCAGACCGGGGTCATGCCGGGGCTGACCATCGGGGCGAGCACCGAGATCGTGGCGGGCGAGGGGCACATCCTCACGGCGGGGGGGGTGGACACCCACATCCACTTCATCGCGCCGCAGCAGGCCTGGACCGCGCTGGAATCGGGCGTGACCACCATGATCGGCGGGGGCACCGGCCCGACGGCGGGCACCTCGGCCACGACCTGCACGCCGGGCGAGTGGCACATCCGGCGGATGCTGGAGAGTCTGGCGGGTCTGCCGCTGAATTTCGGGCTGCTGGGCAAGGGCAACGCGAGCACCAAGGCGCCCCTGGCCGAGCAGATCCGCGCCGGGGCGCTGGGCCTGAAATTACACGAGGACTGGGGCACGACCCCCGCCGCCATCGACGCGGCCCTGAGCGTGGCCGACGAATTCGACATCCAGGTCGCCATCCACACCGATACCCTCAACGAGTCGGGCTTCGTCGAGGACAGCATCCGGGCCTTTGCGGGGCGCACCATCCACACCTTCCATACCGAGGGCGCGGGCGGCGGGCACGCGCCGGACATCATCCGGGTGGCGGGGCTGCCCAACGTGCTGCCCAGTTCCACCAACCCGACCATGCCCTTCACGGTGAACACCATCCACGAGCACCTCGACATGCTGATGGTGTGCCACCACCTCTCGCCGCGCATCCCGGAGGACGTGAGCTTTGCCGAAAGCCGCATCCGGCCCGAGACCATCGCCGCCGAGGACGTGCTGCACGACCTGGGCGTGTTCTCGATGATGAGCAGCGACTCGCAGGCGATGGGCCGGGTGGGCGAGGTGATCTCCCGGACGTGGCAGGCGGCGCACAAGATGAAGGTGCAGCGCGGCCCGCTGGGCATTCCGGGCCTGGGGGGCGACGGGCGGGCCGACAACCTGCGGGCGCGGCGCTACGTCGCCAAATACACCATCAACCCGGCGGTCGCGCACGGCATCGCGCACGAGGTCGGCAGCGTGGAGGTGGGCAAACTGGCCGACCTCGTCCTGTGGAAACCGGCCTTTTTCGGTGTCAAGACGGCGATGGTCATCAAGGGCGGCTTCGTGGTCGCCGCGCAGATGGGCGACCCCGGCGCGAGCATCCCCACACCGCAGCCGGTGTATCCGCGCCCGATGTTCGCGGCGCACGGCGGCGGCCTGGACGCGACCTGCCTGCATTTCGTGTCGGGAGCGAGTCTGGAGTCGGGCACGCTGCCCGAGGTGGGCCGCCGCTACGCCGCCGTGTCGCACACGCGCGACATCGGCAAGCGCGACATGGTCCTGAACGCCGAGACGCCCGACATCGAGGTCAACCCCGAGACCTACGAGGTGCGCGTGAACGGCGAAGTGGTGACCTGCGAACCGGCCGAGACGCTGCCGCTCACACAGAAATACTTCCTGTTCTGA
- a CDS encoding urease accessory protein UreF: protein MNLRLLQLCDSAFPAGAYAFSDGLETLTTRGEVGGAADLTAFLRGQLAHGWGVQDAPACALAWRAGAGALRDLDALLDDLKLVEGPRRASLRVGVNLRRAARTLWPAEEGALCPTRHHATTFGALAGALGATREAAVTAYVSAWLLGRATSATRLMRLGGLEAQACAAACEAGALACVEAALLATPEDLGGFSPLLDVAAAEQAGLESRLFQT, encoded by the coding sequence GTGAACCTGCGCCTGCTGCAACTGTGCGACTCCGCCTTTCCGGCAGGGGCCTACGCTTTCAGCGACGGCCTGGAAACCCTCACCACCCGGGGCGAGGTCGGCGGCGCCGCCGACCTGACCGCCTTCCTGCGCGGGCAGCTCGCGCACGGCTGGGGCGTGCAGGACGCGCCCGCCTGCGCGCTCGCCTGGAGGGCCGGGGCCGGAGCGCTGCGCGACCTCGACGCGCTGCTCGACGACCTCAAGCTGGTCGAGGGTCCGCGCCGCGCCAGCCTGCGGGTCGGGGTCAACCTGCGCCGGGCGGCCCGCACGCTGTGGCCCGCCGAAGAGGGTGCACTCTGCCCCACCCGGCACCACGCGACCACCTTCGGGGCGCTGGCGGGGGCGCTGGGGGCGACGCGCGAGGCGGCGGTCACGGCCTACGTCTCGGCGTGGCTGCTGGGACGCGCGACCTCCGCCACGCGCCTCATGCGCCTGGGGGGACTGGAGGCCCAGGCCTGCGCCGCCGCCTGCGAGGCCGGGGCGCTGGCCTGCGTAGAGGCGGCGCTGCTCGCCACACCGGAAGACCTCGGCGGTTTCTCGCCGCTGCTCGACGTGGCGGCGGCCGAGCAGGCCGGCCTGGAGAGCCGGCTGTTCCAGACCTGA
- a CDS encoding ROK family transcriptional regulator translates to MRSQKVDQRAARVIHRAMILNELRRHGPLSRTQLAQRTQLSTAAVSFVTADLIAEALLVEQSQQASRGRAVPLDVNYAGHFAVGLKVMETRLEAVLTDLSLRTLAGTTVEYADHTPQSVTAAAARATDDLLAQAGLGRGRLGGVGLGLAGNIDPRSGLCMSSFRLGWRNVPITALISEATGVPVWADNDVNAFATAERLMGRGKHARDFLVVTVGRGIGSGLVLGGELYRGGRGGAGELGHLLSEPGGRLCECGKRGCLEAYASEPSLAQRLAESGVGLHGPADFAALVADGDPRALALVAEAGERLGRALAQAANLLDPELIIVGGEGVRLGEPLFAPMRGALYAHLHAPEPRRLPLLVEPWGDDAWACGAAGLVVEQFFGDHEQGPPARAAPPALAGPM, encoded by the coding sequence ATGCGCTCCCAGAAAGTGGACCAGCGGGCCGCGCGGGTCATCCACCGCGCCATGATTCTCAACGAGCTGCGCCGTCACGGACCGCTGAGCCGGACCCAGCTCGCGCAGCGCACACAGCTCAGTACGGCCGCCGTGTCCTTTGTCACGGCCGACCTGATCGCCGAGGCGCTGCTCGTCGAGCAGTCGCAGCAGGCGAGCCGGGGCCGGGCGGTGCCGCTCGACGTGAACTACGCCGGGCACTTCGCGGTGGGGCTCAAGGTCATGGAAACCCGGCTGGAAGCGGTCCTGACCGATCTCTCGCTGCGGACCCTGGCCGGTACCACGGTCGAGTACGCCGACCACACCCCGCAGAGCGTGACCGCCGCCGCCGCGCGGGCCACCGACGACCTGCTCGCGCAGGCGGGGCTGGGGCGCGGGCGTCTGGGCGGGGTGGGGCTGGGGCTGGCGGGCAACATCGACCCGCGCAGCGGCCTGTGCATGTCCTCCTTTCGCCTGGGCTGGCGCAACGTGCCCATCACCGCGCTGATCTCGGAGGCGACCGGCGTGCCGGTCTGGGCCGACAACGACGTGAACGCCTTCGCCACCGCCGAGCGCCTGATGGGCCGGGGAAAGCACGCCCGCGACTTTCTGGTGGTCACGGTGGGGCGCGGCATCGGCTCGGGGCTGGTGCTGGGCGGCGAACTGTACCGGGGCGGCCGGGGCGGCGCGGGCGAACTGGGGCACCTGCTCTCGGAACCGGGCGGCCGTCTGTGCGAGTGCGGCAAGCGCGGCTGCCTGGAGGCCTACGCCTCCGAGCCGAGCCTCGCGCAGCGGCTGGCCGAGTCGGGGGTAGGCCTGCACGGCCCCGCCGATTTCGCCGCGCTGGTCGCGGATGGCGACCCCCGCGCCCTGGCCCTGGTGGCGGAGGCGGGCGAGCGGCTGGGGCGCGCGCTGGCGCAGGCCGCCAACCTGCTCGACCCCGAACTGATCATCGTGGGCGGCGAGGGCGTGCGCCTGGGCGAGCCGCTGTTCGCGCCGATGCGCGGGGCGCTGTACGCCCACCTGCATGCGCCGGAACCGCGCCGGTTGCCGCTGCTGGTCGAGCCCTGGGGCGACGACGCCTGGGCCTGCGGCGCCGCCGGACTGGTCGTCGAGCAGTTTTTCGGGGACCACGAGCAGGGGCCGCCCGCCCGCGCCGCGCCGCCCGCCCTGGCCGGACCCATGTAG
- a CDS encoding hydrogenase maturation nickel metallochaperone HypA: MHESSVALALIEVAGDVLREHGAARATALTVRIGAWSSVVPAALAAAFPAAAEGTPLAGARLTVVAVPGVGECPQHGPVTLEVARGLSCPLCGAPTPRLLEGDELELDELELA, from the coding sequence ATGCACGAGTCCTCTGTCGCTCTGGCCTTGATCGAGGTCGCCGGGGACGTGCTGCGCGAACATGGCGCGGCGCGGGCCACCGCCCTGACCGTGCGGATCGGCGCGTGGTCGAGTGTGGTTCCCGCCGCCCTGGCCGCCGCCTTTCCCGCCGCCGCCGAGGGCACGCCGCTGGCCGGGGCGCGGCTGACGGTCGTGGCCGTGCCGGGGGTGGGCGAGTGCCCGCAGCACGGCCCGGTGACGCTGGAGGTCGCGCGTGGGCTGAGCTGCCCGCTGTGCGGCGCGCCGACGCCCCGGCTGCTGGAAGGCGACGAACTGGAACTCGACGAACTGGAACTGGCATGA
- a CDS encoding urease accessory protein UreE: protein MVRLRAGRPDLTRLTGLRRAVLPQPGVPDSPPPGTQAVAISMSAADRRRVRRRLTAPDGEELRLAYPTGTVLSPGQVLEVRAGVAYVVAAADEDVAAVAPRSLAEAARVAHAVGNLHRDFVEAGEGLFLTPWDAPMELLLTRLDVPFTRQARPFLGRPSWEHGPSGAGP from the coding sequence GTGGTACGCCTTCGTGCAGGGAGACCGGACCTGACACGCCTGACCGGGCTGCGCCGGGCCGTGCTGCCGCAGCCGGGCGTGCCGGATTCCCCGCCGCCCGGCACGCAGGCGGTCGCCATTTCCATGAGCGCCGCCGACCGCCGACGGGTGCGCCGCCGCCTGACGGCCCCCGACGGCGAGGAGCTGCGCCTGGCCTACCCGACCGGCACGGTCCTCTCGCCCGGACAGGTGCTGGAGGTCCGGGCGGGCGTGGCCTACGTGGTCGCGGCGGCTGACGAGGACGTGGCCGCCGTCGCGCCGCGCAGTCTGGCCGAGGCCGCGCGGGTCGCGCACGCGGTGGGCAACCTCCACCGGGACTTCGTGGAGGCCGGGGAAGGCCTCTTCCTGACGCCGTGGGACGCCCCTATGGAACTGCTGCTCACGCGGCTGGACGTGCCCTTCACGCGCCAGGCCCGGCCCTTTCTGGGTCGGCCCTCCTGGGAACACGGACCGTCCGGAGCCGGGCCGTGA
- the hypB gene encoding hydrogenase nickel incorporation protein HypB: protein MTTTTPRIVTVRQKILKANDLTAAENRSAFAAAGVRAINLVSSPGAGKTALLERTLRDLAGTRRMAVAVGDLATENDAARLRQWGAQAEQIVTGTVCHLDAAMVQGVLPRFDLAGLDVLFLENVGNLVCPSSYDLGEAARAVLISTTEGEDKPLKYPTMFNTADVVVITKGDLAEAVEFDRDLCRENIGRARPGVPIIELSSKKGSGLDEWYAFVQGDRT, encoded by the coding sequence ATGACCACCACCACACCCCGCATCGTCACGGTGCGGCAGAAGATCCTGAAGGCCAACGACCTCACGGCCGCCGAGAACCGCAGCGCCTTTGCGGCGGCGGGGGTGCGGGCCATCAATCTCGTGAGCAGCCCCGGCGCGGGCAAGACGGCGCTGCTCGAGCGCACGCTGCGCGACCTCGCGGGCACGCGGCGCATGGCGGTCGCGGTGGGCGACCTCGCCACCGAGAACGACGCCGCGCGGCTGCGGCAGTGGGGGGCGCAGGCCGAACAGATCGTGACCGGCACGGTCTGTCACCTCGACGCGGCGATGGTCCAGGGCGTGCTGCCCCGTTTCGACCTCGCCGGGCTGGACGTGCTGTTTCTGGAGAACGTGGGCAACCTCGTATGTCCGAGCAGCTACGATCTGGGCGAGGCGGCCCGCGCGGTCCTGATCTCGACCACCGAGGGCGAGGACAAGCCGCTGAAATACCCCACCATGTTCAATACCGCCGACGTGGTGGTCATCACGAAGGGCGATCTGGCCGAGGCCGTCGAATTCGACCGCGACCTGTGCCGCGAGAATATCGGCCGCGCGCGCCCCGGCGTGCCGATCATCGAGCTGAGCAGCAAGAAGGGCAGCGGCCTGGACGAGTGGTACGCCTTCGTGCAGGGAGACCGGACCTGA
- a CDS encoding ABC transporter substrate-binding protein, whose product MRKLLTLTAVLAAALTVSAHAQQPKNVFTVVRPTQWGAQNFNPFAPGDQHLLPTNSAIYESLFYVNTLNGKVTPVLGTKYTWSADNKTLTVSTRPGVKWHDGSAFSARDAAFTFNYLKQYPALDTSAIWKNGLAGAKATNDTTLVLTFSKANTTIFPYIAGQMIVPEAIWSKITSPLTETNAKPVGTGPFTFDAYSQQALRVLKNPNYWMKGQPYIDAVVWVSTNSNDAALLKLLKGEADYGYVGQADPVNGYQKKGPNNQFWWPVTGDNYLYFNTTKAPFNDPAFRRALSQGVNTANVAEKAYAGAAKAAHSSGIIPGQQAQWLPAGTASLKYDMAAADAALTRAGYKKNAQGVRLGKDGKPLPTFKILVGAGWTDFITMAQVVGGDLKKIGLNTQIDQQAWSSYSGGLQTGTFDMGISWGWGGGPTPYYLFNQSFGPEYSAAVGKTAPSNLSRYTNPAVTAALTQFQSTSDTAAQKKAMATIVRAVMTDMPWLPLTDRSEFSNYSTVRFTGFPTAQNPYNSGTADDTAGARLMYLNVKPK is encoded by the coding sequence ATGCGAAAGCTCCTGACCCTGACCGCCGTGCTGGCCGCCGCCCTGACCGTCTCCGCCCACGCGCAGCAGCCCAAGAACGTCTTTACCGTGGTGCGCCCGACCCAGTGGGGCGCGCAGAACTTCAACCCCTTCGCGCCCGGCGACCAGCACCTGCTGCCGACCAACAGCGCCATATACGAGTCGCTGTTCTACGTGAACACCCTGAACGGCAAGGTGACGCCGGTCCTGGGCACCAAGTACACCTGGAGCGCCGACAACAAGACCCTGACCGTCTCCACCCGCCCCGGCGTGAAGTGGCACGACGGCTCGGCCTTCAGCGCCCGCGACGCGGCCTTCACCTTCAACTACCTCAAGCAGTATCCGGCGCTGGACACCTCGGCCATCTGGAAAAACGGGCTGGCGGGCGCCAAGGCCACGAACGACACGACCCTGGTCCTGACCTTCTCGAAGGCCAACACGACCATCTTCCCCTACATCGCCGGGCAGATGATCGTGCCCGAGGCCATCTGGAGCAAGATCACCTCGCCGCTCACCGAGACGAACGCCAAGCCGGTGGGCACCGGCCCCTTCACCTTCGACGCCTACAGCCAGCAGGCCCTGCGGGTGCTGAAAAACCCCAACTACTGGATGAAGGGCCAGCCCTACATCGACGCGGTGGTGTGGGTCTCGACGAACAGCAACGACGCCGCGCTCCTCAAGCTCCTGAAGGGCGAGGCCGACTACGGCTACGTCGGGCAGGCCGACCCCGTGAACGGCTACCAGAAGAAAGGCCCCAACAACCAGTTCTGGTGGCCGGTGACGGGCGACAACTACCTGTACTTCAATACCACCAAGGCGCCCTTCAATGACCCGGCCTTCCGGCGCGCGCTCTCGCAGGGGGTCAACACCGCGAACGTGGCCGAGAAGGCCTACGCCGGGGCCGCCAAGGCCGCCCACAGCAGCGGCATCATCCCGGGGCAGCAGGCGCAGTGGCTCCCGGCCGGCACCGCCAGCCTGAAGTACGACATGGCCGCCGCCGACGCCGCCCTGACCCGGGCCGGCTACAAGAAGAACGCCCAGGGCGTGCGCCTGGGCAAGGACGGCAAGCCGCTGCCCACCTTCAAGATCCTGGTCGGCGCGGGCTGGACCGACTTCATCACGATGGCGCAGGTCGTCGGCGGCGACCTCAAGAAGATCGGCCTGAACACCCAGATCGACCAGCAGGCCTGGAGCAGCTACTCGGGCGGCCTGCAAACGGGCACCTTCGACATGGGCATCAGCTGGGGCTGGGGCGGCGGCCCGACCCCCTACTACCTGTTCAACCAGAGCTTCGGGCCCGAGTACAGCGCGGCGGTGGGCAAGACCGCGCCCAGCAACCTCTCGCGCTACACCAACCCCGCCGTCACGGCGGCCCTGACGCAGTTCCAGAGCACCAGCGACACGGCCGCCCAGAAAAAGGCCATGGCGACCATCGTCAGGGCGGTCATGACCGACATGCCCTGGCTGCCGCTCACCGACCGCTCGGAGTTCTCGAACTACTCGACGGTACGCTTCACCGGCTTCCCGACTGCCCAGAACCCCTACAACTCGGGCACGGCCGACGACACGGCGGGCGCCCGCCTGATGTACCTGAACGTCAAGCCCAAGTGA